In Cryptomeria japonica chromosome 1, Sugi_1.0, whole genome shotgun sequence, the sequence CAAAATTCCATCCCCAATCCAAATTACATTGGCACTAGGGTCATACAAAAGTATGAACATAATTTTTAGGGGATATTACACCTTTGTAGCCAATCATATGCAATTGGAAGTAAAATTATAATCCAGGTTTTAGAGATGTTGAGCGACATATCTGGTAAGAAATacattagaaatgatttgatatgCCTTCTGAGTAAGGTGGACGGCATCAAAGAAGAGATATTTGGAAGCATCAGGGCATGTAAAGGGACTCAACTGGTTACACGTGAATAATAAAACTTCAATTGTGCCCGTCCCACAGCAACCCCTTGCAATCACCTCCAAGCCTGGCATGTATTAGGGCACTACAAGATTAGACATAACTCTACCTATATTTTAATATAGTAAAAAATCTCTAGGCATAATGACATTTGTATTCTGATTAATCATGAGAATGTAAAATACCATATTTGCTAGGATTTGTAATCAACTCGGAAATCAGATTGTTATAATCGAGAGAAGCAATTTTAAGGGTAGGAAAAACAGGTTTGAGTCCATCAATCATGGCATTTAATCCTGAGTTGAATCCAGATGCAGCCTCGTCTCTCTCTACGTCACATGCTCCCTTGTTCTTAAGACTTGTAAGCGTTCTCTCTATTGGTAGACATCCCAACGGTGGAAGATTAATCAAAGCAATTCTAGTGGCACCCAGATTGTATAATTCCTGCAAAATTAAGACCCAGATATATGAATTCGGTGCAAATATGATTGGAAACTACACTAAATTCAAAGAGTGGAGATAAATTATAAGCATGCCTTGATATAAACTGTGTATGTATTCAAGAGGAAATCTGTATACTCTTGGACATTGAATTGGAGTCGACGAGGTGAGACTAGGAAGTAGTAACCAATGTCATTAGAGCCTATCGTAATGAAAAATATCGCTTCTCTAATTATGGTGGTGGTCTCTTCCTCTCCCACCAATcctgttattgtctttctatactCTTTAAAATACTCAATTTGTTTCCCAAATGGTATCACATTCTGCATTCATGTATACAAATCCAGCTTATAAAAATAGAGTAGGAAAAGGCTGACAAGATGCTTATATCAGTTGCACATCTATTCTCCTACAAATGTATTATGGTCCTGTGCAAGATTTTAATATGTTATTTCAGTCTGTGAAACATTCTAATGTGTTGTATCTGCATACCAATACTTGGAAAGTAAGATTGTCTAAGCCTGAACCAGCAGATGCAAAACAGACACCCGTTAGCAAGTCTTGGGCCTTGAGGTTTGGgtccaaatatgggggcaacagttCCTTGATTCCAAGTCCTTCAGCTGTAATAAAATGGTAAGAGTTATAAATATCATGAAATTAGAAAATGGGTGGAGAAAAATCAAGTTGAAGTAAACATAAACAACAACAGTCTTCCAACTAATAATACCAATTTTACTTCACAAATAACAATATCCCTGACATGATAAGTTAAGTTTTAAACTCTTGCAAGACCAAATTACTTCTCTTCTCAAAGCCAATATACAATTCACATTTCTGTGCTAAGACTGAGCACAGGTTTTCAGTCCAACAAACATTTAATAGTTAGtgcttttaattgattttataaaaTTTCTACAATCTATAATAAATTATCTTGTTGGCTTTTGATTTGACTGTGTGATCAGTTTATTCTGTTTATTCTGATGAATCgtagaacatgatccaaaatgTTAATAAAAAAGTTGATCAAATAATCAAATTCAAAAGCCCACAAGACAATTTTATGCTTTCAAATTTATTGAAGTTATAGAATATATAGGTTACCAAAGTAGTCAGACATGAGCTTTCCATTGGAAAACCTTCAAGTAGGAATATGATGTTTGAAATCTCttccatatggaggaaaatcacTAGTAGCTATTGAACCAAAAAATTCATTATTCCCTGTATCTCCAAAGGAGTCTCCAAACACAAAAACAGCAGGCACTTTCTGTCCCCTGACCAACAAAAAGTAATCACATTTCTGGGCTATTATGATGATCAAACTACAAAATCCAGAGCGCAAAATGAGAGATTCTGCGCTAAATTTCATTATTACTTTATGCCCAAAAGGCAATCCGTGAATTGCAGTACAAAATTAACTCAACAGTTTTGAAGGTAAATTAACAACACTGAAGGAATGAGAGATTAGCTTCCACGAGGTTTCCAATTCATTGTGGAATGGCTGGTAAATTT encodes:
- the LOC131050494 gene encoding GDSL esterase/lipase At2g42990-like codes for the protein MKFSAESLILRSGFCSLIIIIAQKCDYFLLVRGQKVPAVFVFGDSFGDTGNNEFFGSIATSDFPPYGRDFKHHIPTEGLGIKELLPPYLDPNLKAQDLLTGVCFASAGSGLDNLTFQVLNVIPFGKQIEYFKEYRKTITGLVGEEETTTIIREAIFFITIGSNDIGYYFLVSPRRLQFNVQEYTDFLLNTYTVYIKFPIIFAPNSYIWVLILQELYNLGATRIALINLPPLGCLPIERTLTSLKNKGACDVERDEAASGFNSGLNAMIDGLKPVFPTLKIASLDYNNLISELITNPSKYGLEVIARGCCGTGTIEVLLFTCNQLSPFTCPDASKYLFFDAVHLTQKAYQIISNVFLTRYVAQHL